The genomic window cataatattatatacaactcttaaagcatcgtctacaactttgtgcaggttgacctggagcagaaaacgaggagcggcagcagcccccagaaaagagcaagcaccctccaagctcccgaagctctcttcgacaggaacagcaaggtcactgtgtggcattgaaaaccattgcaaggagtgccttatcagtacactgtgctgctctttcatcgcagaaaacgaagttgaccactccagaggaacttcacgctgtgtattgtgagtgcttcagtggttttgtttttgtccagccagcagttaagaaatcatgtgtcagattcagccgggatggctagagggagtcgggcaggcatgtttggacatttgtctagccaagtagtgccaattttcgcacttgccatattggagttactgccacaatcacagaagctacgtcacctctctaaaggtacagatgtgtcggggaagattagctgcattaggtttttctataactgatagctgccaacattcttcattatacagaaGTTTTGTTTCTCACTTCAGgttgtaaagccctccacagaaaaaatgcaacacgtctacttcctgaaggctccaaggccctacttgtaggtttttttggcttgtatcataagcacctcgtttgggtgtacatgaactttttataaacatgtaaagcgaaaaatttgggtggccggtcgttttgtcgttatcatgttcctcgcagttttcttaagcatgttgtgcattacgttgtcaatctggttcatgtgcatagaagacatgacgaagtttcaggctacagtataaaaagcctggaagcaagctatcaatatttttttaacagagttgcttaatctgatacataatacatcactaaactttcgtgcttatttatcaatgtaagctcgtcttagtgttatccaaaatgaagatgtgagtcgacagatggaaacatctagtggggtaatcagggtgaacagtggaagtgcctcagacaggctggccgatgttgcgatgggaggacctattttttagaagtcaccttgtcatccttggcgtgttagtttaaatagggtcagtaatgacatcatcttatcgtgtaggcgtgtgtgcctgttagaaatgtttgtctgaaagaAAAACCTATagcgcagaagagtgcagcccttgcttcttttcaagttaggttgcgctgatacaaagtgttctcctgtcggaggttgggggtaagggaagcaaaaaaaagataaatgatagaaaagaagaaaagagaagaaagaaaagggggatgcaaagtaaaagtagtgctacactgctcctactttgcatccccccttttcttctttttttcccttgttttcttttttcaccttttttgttacatttgcattgtcccatctagtgcatgaatcaatgacacatggctttgcaatagcaaagatgcctatgtggtgttgtattgaacagtgcattgtacttcattcagttaattacagactgattaGTCTTGCAATatgtgcttcctgtctatcaccacacatgttcaaatgaaaagtttgtgcttggctcttagtatgctggtatttagcttgtgtcttggactactcaaaatgaatgtcaTTTTGCTGCTTTTTATGGTAAttaatttatccaacatgaaaatatcttgccttgtgaactttgtcggacctgcctttctttttctttcctatgcaggcattgtatgtgagggaggcagtaacacagagatgatagcttgagcttcggaagaataaatgttGGCAGTGAAGCAATCACaaatcaaacatcccagccattttaccaaccgtcctaaatgtgttttgaaaaaaaaataatgtgctcgtttactgtattgaaaacagcaaaatgctaaaatatatcgcagagaacaaaatattagaccacgttggtgccttctcgacttcccaggatgtcgtctgggtgttgtttgtgaaaagtaaaaagtgtttcaaaaatactgcttcTTCTACACCGAATTtcgtctaggtattaagtaaaggtgattgtgtgtagtgcatgaagctcagtaatattagtgcaattttttgccacatcaaaagcaaggaagcagttctctttatatggcaaggtatatgattacactttgtcttaaagtagaaataaatttttgaagttttcttatgatggctgttttctgcatttggtatacgacagcttccgttccgaagttccccacgGCCCTCAATagaagacttcaaaaatcattttcctcatttaaacaaaaattgtaatgataacacttgccctataacaagaactgtttatttgctttcaacttacacataaaagtaatctttaattagacaaacacacagctcaagttgcatttcaatgtggacaaaaacgatactatagtgatatttgtaatctggacctagcattatttttttcgtgaaatataacttctgtgcagtgagtatttgtggatcaaatattcatacaaagtacagtattgccatacaagaaacgCCAACGaaaaacagtttggctgaattcttcaaagcttatgtagcggaaaaattgcactaatgttactccgCTTctaatactttaagaagcacctttacttaatatgtagatcaaatttgatatagcAAGAAaaggcggtactttgaaatttttctcacaaataacacccgcacgacattctgcaaaATTCTGTAGGTACCCACgcgaccactacttttttctcttcaaaacatttctgcaaataactattttcagaagagtaaattactaTCACTTTTTatactatacatctgtgatggttgccaggcagtatggtttgtatgtttggtgtagaatagcccagtgcgaaaaacaacaaatgtctgagcatcctttgacgcttgGGCAacttcgaaagcatttgtttgttagcagcaattcagttaagcccttgtctttatgcttaggcccagaaacaaaacacaagtaaccaaagtagtcttaacagtcatgcagtctcgcttttccaaggcttgtggagccaaatttagtgcaagcttcaccaattttttaaaaattcagattcaaccaacacgTTTTGGAGGCatagtgcattttcagctaacttgtttcacaccagttactaagaaaaaaagcggaaagtagaggtaaaaataccattttaaaggcattgtaggtaataacaaaaaggactgctttcttttttgtgtggtgctttgcgttaacgctgtgctttttgtggtatagttcattgtctagtgaacataggcctcaaaaactaacattagccatgttgagctcgatttcttggttatagtcatagtagccataataaaaatatgacttcaaacttgattgttcttttgaagattttttcttgcataatgatattgcagagtcttagtcaattttgttataagaaaacgtgatgtcataatagggtcactttttgtaaaGTCGTtaagttctaccttaccttttacattcctaatagagcagttattttcaatatcggtatttaaaatttAATGAGCGTGCTGTATGTAGAAAGGTGTAAgcacttgcagatagcacatgcacccaacttttctgttggcagtttatttctgttattcttgatttatatgtggggtttcacgtccgaaaaccgctatatgattatgagagacgccgtagtggagggcattggaaacttcgaccacttggggttctttaacgtacacccaaatctgagcacacgtgcctacagcatttctgccttcatcggaaatggagccgggatttgataccgcgacctgcgggttagcagccgaatttctattactcttgctcccctatatgtgtgcagttcggttatagttatctggcttgcacagatttttaatggcacctgcctggtcctgcttgctttcatggtgactttaaccttcataagttgcataggtatAACTcccaaaattgttcaagatgccaatttgtgcacaaactgtatagtataaaggcagcagatgtacatgcgcACACTAATAAATGTatattgagagctttcacttgcagtttctagagttttactgtgcagagagcatttaaatcataatttcataaggacatattaatcgattatctctaccattgaaaattgtgacaacctagttatgttccctgtgataagcatgctgttttctttgatgtggcagaactaatttgtacacacattccttctattattcacatatgcataacatgaaggattgtgtgccttacattttcagtttcattctgtgtgttatatttcttgtgcatgcgAACTAATGTAATAACATGTGTCtatgacattatttgtgccaattattttcatttccaggtgcctatgaaggacacataagttctatggcagtgaccttccaaatttacagtggtgccggagcctcaagcagcaattcgccgatctccacaaggcgttcatgagacaaACACAGCGCCGCACTTTCACAgggctatgattattatttatgtttaaacatttcgttttaaaattgctgttacattgtgttttgtgccaccatcctgtggcttaggtggagctcgtgaaattacggtgcagtcacctcatttgtgtaccatcaacactgcaatgtcactattcacagctggagcataccgacaaataaaaaaatattttgattgtagcagggctggtgtgtataataatgcttctgtattgataataataactttataagttctttatgtctcgcatagaacactgcattaatgtgttgcaatgtaaccaccatttatgatcgctagcatgttaatttagtagttttgtaatgtattttatttgaaaggtaatttggcttccgcatcacgacaattagaaagatgccgatgattcaatccctcattaagtagcttctcaacacatttgtttctttcaagcctttgttttccatcaaggctgtttcagatagcaaacatatttcaccttcatgcaacatataaaaatgaaatattcatatatatttctacacagtacttgcttttgcaaacaacgtgaatggccaattgcttttactcgagatctaggatgtccatcTGATCTTTGCAAAatgcagcagatagctgcatggtttctgcattatgctgatttccgtaagctgcttatcgggtaatttagcataatatggcactttccgtaagctgctgatgtccgcatctttctgcacgatatggcgttttccgtaagctgcggatgttcgcatcttttcgcatgatatggcgctttccgtaagctgcggatgttcgcatctttccgcatgatgcggctttccctagtccaataattgcgtatgtacggatccgtatctgcggaacgtttcagtagggttctCAAAGATATATATGCCACAGAACGCAAaacgcggctcccgcagacgatcagctgttttttttttactttacacaCAGCAGCCATCATATGACTTTGATTGTATGCAAGAGCGACAAACGTGTGGCTTCGACTCACAACACACAAAAGTTTTTCATATCCTTTCAGAAATAGAATTCATTCATGTCAGCGCTAGAAGCCCATAAATCAATTTTTTATAGTACGTAGGGCAATGTTTTTCGTAACATGCTCgggaataaaacaaataaaatatatgGTCCCTTTGCAACTTTCAATCAGAAAGTCGCTAAACTTCTTAAAGTTTCTTCCTCAAAATACCAAGAAAATACTTGGGATTTCTCCACATTTCTACGTAAACTAGATCAACTGCCACACTTGTATTGTTTTCACACTATGGGCTACAACGAGCGCTCTTCCTTGGCCAAATTCAAAAAAACGTAGGAGCTTCCGGCATGAACGGTGCTTCAAGCGTGACGTAACAGGGAAAACGAAATACGGAACAGAACTTCGTTATACAGTCACAGTGCACAGTCTCTTTCACACTAAAGGGAAATATCGGAGCATGTGGCATCGTGATGCGGCCATTGCCATAGCTGCGCTTGCGCAGTAGCTTCAGGGGCAAAGTGTTTAACCACGTCGCGTGCTATGGTAGCACGCACTCGTCACATTGTCAGGCAGTAGGCTGATCTTTAGCTAACAGggttgcttgggcatgttggtacgacatgattacGAAGCACACTTCACTTCAGGTCTTTGGAAAAATCGAGCACCTGAGGCTTTTTAATGTGCGTGTAAATGCTACGCAGGCCTCTTGAATTGCACCTCCATCAAAGTATGACCTCAGCGACTTTGATCGTTAGGCTGCTTCGGGAACTCGTCCCACATATCTCATCGCTCACAGAAACAACATTATTGATCGAGTCACTGTGTGCCTGTGAAAGTGAGCACCGTCAGTGCTGCCGCTGAAGACGTAACGTGGTGTTAAGTAAAGCTGGAAGCTTCACGCGTATGTTCCGGCACTGGCGAATGAGTCCTGCCTGCGTGCAACGAAGTGTCGTCGAGGAGCCCCTTGAGGGCGTTATCTATAACCTCCGGAATTTCTGAATTcgttgttttttgtttcattgcGTTTGACCTGTTTAGCTGCACGACAGTCTTTGTAGAGGGCGTCGATTTCATTATGTGTGAAATCAATACCGAGCACGTTACGTGCTCACTATGGTCCTTCCCGTCGCAGCGTGCTGCGGTGGACACACAAAGAAGATATATACGTGAACGTGATCCGTACCACGGCTCTTCAAAAGCGCAAGCGCAGTGTGCTGTCAAATACTGTTTTCAGAAGCTCAATAACGTCAATGAAGGATGAGAAGTTAACGTCGCACAGAGTTTAGGCAAAATATCGGCTCAGATTCCTCAATCACAAGGAAATCAGCAGGCTGCCAGGCCATATGGCCAGCGTGCGTTACCGTAGCAGACCATGTGGTTCAACACCACGCCATTAAGCGGCTGCGTACGCGAGAACTGATGGCCGGTTCGCTACTGCAGCGCTGTCTGCAAGCCGTACGCTCCgagttttttaaagacaatagtctttcttggggacattcgacGCTAAAATTTTGGTTTCtcggtctttctgtctgtctgtctttctgtacatttgtgtttagaaaaatatgtttaatgattttgagtacttcgtacacAACTATTGGAGAGCATGGAGCTGTACCGCATACGAAGGAGAGTATTCGCGTTACATTTGTTGTTTACCGTGGTAACGATGCCcctaacggcaccaaacgatactttAAACAGCCAACCCCATCGGCAGTGCCCACCAGTAtttctcaagtttcagcgtttatactagtgtgattgtccattaaaaagcaacgattgcgcatatctgaggcaccacaacaacacctagattttttttatgtgtgccttttttaCTAGAGAAGGTAGAACCaagtaattttaagaaccgtagcgtttatcatgctgcgctgacagcGCAACGCGATGTtttaaaaggcaagtgtttccagcgctCTGCTATcacgatacggtggtggcacctgcccatcgctttccgttctacaccttatcgcctccaaggaaggtgcgcatctttctccgcgggcgcgcacgccttccttcgttttcgaagataactgctaaGATTGCTCTCGTGTCTaacgtgtctaacgtgcctcgatgtgctcgttcaccttcgctgcacagatcgagactctctaacgcagcgcttccaaaaTAAAAATTAACCAaatttctcgcgcagaacatcaaataaacgttttgttcactctttccacacgcTTGATTTGCAGTGAAAAATTTAGATACGGGGCAAAGTTTTTCTCCGGCGAATTTTTGACATTCTCCGACTGTGATAAAACTTTCAGCATAGGTTCTCCTTGGCCGTGCGATATTCTGTGCCAGAATATACAACCGCAAGTGATTtggtttttttagaaaacaaacaTTAAAATTGGTAGCAAGTTTCGGAATCACATTTGTGAACGGGGGCACCCAGCGTATGGGACGTATCTAGGCGTCTGGTCTCAGAGTTATTCATTTATATGAGCGGCGAAACTCCCCATAGAATCTGTTTATAAATAGCTAGACACGTTATTGACCGAGATGTTCGGAGTGAGCAGATGGTCGCGCCACCTGTTTATCAGCGCATCCATTGTTATACGTAGTATTTGTGTGTTGCTGCTTTCAGGTGGCGCGTCAGTAAGCTAAGCCCCCAAAAATTGGGCTAAGTGCGTATCCCAATTTTCGAACGCAGTTTTGTAACCGGTATAATCGAACCATTTTGGTTGGGTCTTTCTACCCCACCTCAACCAGCAGACGAATGCAGCGCTCACTTTCCTCTATAAGGTGACGACGACACGAAAACAGGTCAGTTTTATCATCGGAATAATGGGTTAGTTATCGTTGGCCTCCGGTCTCACAGCATTATAGCGCAACGAGGAGATCAATGTGGGACAAGTATGGATGAGACAAGTAATTTGCTTCACTTGCCGGCACGTTAAAATCAAAAGTCGATACTTCCGCGCTGACATAGCAGCTGCAGTAAGCGCTGAACTACTGATACTAAGTTCAGACCAGCTGTCGCAGCTCAATTCTACGTCGGATGGCATCGTCAACTTGCGTTTTGCACATTACAAGAAGCACGTGTGTAATGCTTACACTACGTCAGCCACGCTGGCATGCAGCCATGGTTCCGTGCTGCCATGATATTCCCACGCGGAGCAGCTCTCCTGTTCTGTCCTGGTTCATGGTTTATTACTCATTTAAAATTATTGACGAGTTCGTCGGCAAAATGAACAATCCTAGCGACAACAGGCCTGCCTAAACTATTGAAAAACGCCATTATCTCAATATAGTTGAAAATGCACCGGAGTTGCTCTATAACCGTTAAAACAAGTTTGCCGTGGCAAAATCGCTGGCAGAAACATCTTTAGTGGCGTGCTGTGTGTGCGGGCCTTCGTAGATGGCATAAAATTGCAATTGCTATTATTATCTACCAGCCTAAAGAGTTCGTTCTCTACATACTCGTACAATGGCATTATTTTTTCTTAGGCGAGAGAGTATGTGCATTTCAGAAACTGTTGAACCTATTATATTGCCACGGGGTGGTGACTACAAAATATGTGGCTGTCACCCTGGTTGAGATTAAACTATTGGGCTAAATGGTGCGATGAAATTCAACTCGGTGTACAAGCATAGCGCACTGTTTCCTGATAGCGGCAATAATTTTGATCAGCCTTCGGCAAAACAATTTCACTTTATACATACGTGACCTCATTTTCCAGCGTTATCATTGTTGTTCGCGTAAGCCAACGAATGTGCTTAGGCGAGTACGCGCAGTATACGCGTATTGAGGGTACTATAATAATAGATGTCACGTTTTTACTCCCGTTAACCACGACAAGATTCTCATAACTTCTTCGTGAGAATCTTGTCGTTAACCACGACAAGATTCTCACGAAGAAGTTATGGACCTTGGAACTTTCTAACTTCTGGgcttcttcaacgtgcattgaaATTGAAGTACGTGATTGTCTAGCCTTTCGCCTGCATCTAAAATCAGCCGCTGCCGCCTAACTTTCGCATCACCCTAACAAAGCAATCTGAAACAATCCCATACTTTACGAACCATTGCGGTGGGGCTTGTGCCGGGCTTGGATAACTTTTTTTTCGGATATGCACTAACTACGTGACCTTAAGAGAAGAGGCGCAGTAAAGCGTGTGCCTTTTCTAGCGGGTGGCCGGCTTGAAACCACGATGTCACTATTATAATCATTTTCGTACACCGGTTGCAATATAGGCTTGTATCACGCATTATTAGTGCAATATTGCATTCTATAATGTGAAGCTTGTAAACAGGAcgcgcgtgtttgtaaagcatgtgtTGCTTTCCCTACATTTCTATGCAGGGTAAGTTAATTCACTCTATTCGCAAGCAAAAGTGTGGCTCTGTAGTGGAACGCCCACTTGCCGCGCAAACGACTGAGTTAGACCAAAGTAAGACCTAggatttatttatctatttgatTTCCATCGTTGCAGATTTCTCGGTCgcaaacaaaacaatttttcactCACCACCAACAACCCCAACCGCAGAATTTCTTTAAAAGGCGGAATTTGAGCGGAgggagctctttaacgctactgCAGTAAAAATAGGTGAGCTTAAATTGACAACTCAGTAACCATCCAAGACAAGCGCATTTTTCAGGAAACCATCAAGTATTCCATTTTTATTATAACAATTTGTGAGCATAGCTCTACTCGTACATAGGTAAAAATCTACAAAAGCAATGAACACTGCAAAATCTTTCTTTACAAAAACAGTGATAAAGTTAGAGTGAATAATATTAGAGGGCACTTTTCTGTAATAATGTTGCTCATTTTAATACAAGCACACTGCAGGCACGATTGACGACAAGTTGTTCGTAGAGGAGCAGTTTGACACCTTGAAACAATAACGTTTCGTTGTAGCGCACATCTGCTATCTTTTGTTCATCGATTTCTTGAAATCACAGGCTACTGGTAAACCTGTGATTTTTTAAAGACGCTGCTCGATATAGAAAGTAACAGGTAAGCAAGCAAGTGATAAAAACACATGTATTAAATGACCCTCCGTAGATATTACGAACACAGGATGCAAAACAAAAAGGGATGAAGCAGCGGACGATTACTCATCACAGCATGGTGAAGCGGAATTCTCGAGCACGTTTACTCGATTATGTCGTCAGCTTTATTTCGATCGTCCTCTTCTTGTCTTTGCAAAAGCCCTTCGGCAGGTGACTGACATCTGCCAAGAATGATAGGTGAGCATGATGCAGTGTATCAAGACTGCGCTTACATGAACAAGGCGGGACATGGACTTCGAGCATATCGAATCTCTTTCCGTTTGGATGTACCACGGTAACCGACCGAGACGAAGTCAACCACTGAGAACCTTCACGCAAAACATTGAAGTCGATCTCTAAACCTAAAAGCATGGCGTCTTGAGCAGCAATCTTTCGTACAGCGACCACAAAGTAGGTGTCTCTCATGTGCCACGTAGTCACTTCAGCAAACGTACAGTCTTCCAAGGCGCTTGAAAAGATTTCGTCAGCATTTTTAAGTGTCAGATTATAGGTGACACTAGGTATTTCTGCACCCACTTGAGAGTTAGCTGTTTGTACTTTAGTCAAATGACGCAGCCTATCGCGACTAGGAAGCGTGGGCTCACAACGAGCAATTACTGCACCATGATCGAATTGCCGCATGTTCTGACGCAACTCTTCAAGAGTGCCGAGCGTTACATCGGCGTATTGCTCAAGCTTTCTAAGAATGACTGCCTTCTCCGAAGACGGTGACAGGGCTGACGTCGCGGCATTATCATGCTCGAAACTTGCTCCCTTTATCTGTTTTCGAAAAGCTTCAGATACCGCCGAGGTTACGACCTCGGTCACGACATTACTAACAGTAAGGGCAGACTTCCTTTGCCCGTCATTGAGTTCCCTTATTAAAATTTGATGGTACGCGACATCTTTAGCAAGCTGAGTCATTTGGTCCTGAAGTGCAGCCAGCTGAGCGTCTTGGTAAACGTCTATAGCAAGCGTCTTCTCGTGTTCCTCATTGACGCTGCAGTCTGGAGAAGCCACTGGAGTAGTTTGCGACGCTGAGGGCTCCGTCTCGACACACGAACGTtggtagcggcacccgttcattttGTGTTCTACAGCGTAATTGCGCAAAAGGTAGTGGTTTCCTGTCCCGCAATACAGCACGTGGAAGGCGCAGTCGTTCTCAAAGTGCTGTAGAAGGTCTTCTAGGGGTCCCGTGAACTTGCAGCCCATTGATTCGTTCCAACAGTACACCTTAAAAAATATAAAACACAACGTTGGTTATCAGATCAAGTCGCTGAGTTTCAAGGCAACATGAATGGTCGGATTGGTCCTGATATTAAAATAAAAGATTAACTCATTGCCACAATAGTGGATTTTTTTTACAGGTGATTGCACAACATCATGAACAGTGACAGCTCGTTGTATATTGTAAATATTTTTAAGAACAGCATGAGTTTGTCTCAATTTTTCACATACATTTTTTAATTGGAAGGTGATGTAGTAACACAGACGCACGCTCGAGGCCAACGAAGAAATGCCCTTTATTCAGATAAAGCATGTGTTTAACTAGGCTTCCCTTTTACCCCGCGGTGGTGCTGCTGCAGCCGCTATGTTGGTGCGTTGGCACAACACAGGGAAATAAGTAAGAAGTGCTGATATTTGCATTACTAAAGCTCAGCTCTAGACAAGCAAAAACTATTACTCTGGCGGAGTGATCTTGCAGACTCAAAACAATCACTACATAGGCAAGAAGACAACTCAGTATATCTGGATAGGTGTCGATATGACCATGCGTGTTTACGTAACTATCGATTCAATAAACATATATATGCATTACGCCTCAGTTTTAGGATTCAGTGCCACTAGAATGGTAAACTCGTTTCCATATATATGGTGAACCGCTGATTATGTTTTGTTCGATATAGAATGTTATAAATGATATATAACATAGAATGATATAGAGAAACTAATGCCACGGGAGGAAAAGGACGCAGCCCGCGTTTTGCAGTGCGTTCTTTAAGCCAAAAAGACGCATGAACAGAAAACAGACTAGATGAGCGGAAAtcaacaactgtcacagctcgacacctaAAGCGCCCTTCACTACACAAAAAAAAGAGTCACGAAATGATCGCACAAGTATACATAGAGACGAGTACTGAAAACTGTAGCGTTTGTTACTTCTTTTTGTGAGAGTGGCTCGCTACTTTCCCCAAACGCGGCCACTGCACCACATGAAACGACCTTTCTGCTTTCCATAACTTCAACTTAAACCTGCGGTGAAAGCAGATGACATGCAAGCCACCCACATACGGGAATAGTTATATGCGCGGACGATCGACCGCACCATGTTGAGGTGCGTGGGCATCGGAATGGGTGGGGCGATGACCCTTAAAGCTCGTCTAACGCACTCTTTGCGCTATTTCGCTTCTGATAATAACA from Rhipicephalus microplus isolate Deutch F79 chromosome 7, USDA_Rmic, whole genome shotgun sequence includes these protein-coding regions:
- the LOC142767048 gene encoding uncharacterized protein LOC142767048; the encoded protein is MERRPHRFSGLPVTGVNWRPTFLNDEVSDVRVCSACAIIPKKTLKLPCSHVLREYCFACVSQSGSGKCPEDQKTFTAVECTPINFAAKKVNRVKVYCWNESMGCKFTGPLEDLLQHFENDCAFHVLYCGTGNHYLLRNYAVEHKMNGCRYQRSCVETEPSASQTTPVASPDCSVNEEHEKTLAIDVYQDAQLAALQDQMTQLAKDVAYHQILIRELNDGQRKSALTVSNVVTEVVTSAVSEAFRKQIKGASFEHDNAATSALSPSSEKAVILRKLEQYADVTLGTLEELRQNMRQFDHGAVIARCEPTLPSRDRLRHLTKVQTANSQVGAEIPSVTYNLTLKNADEIFSSALEDCTFAEVTTWHMRDTYFVVAVRKIAAQDAMLLGLEIDFNVLREGSQWLTSSRSVTVVHPNGKRFDMLEVHVPPCSCKRSLDTLHHAHLSFLADVSHLPKGFCKDKKRTIEIKLTT